The genomic interval CTTGAGAGCGGGATGACGAGTCTAGCTACGATTGTTGAGTGCGGGGTGTCGTTGCATGACACGACGGGTAGCTGTAGGCCGAAAGCCACACGTGTAGAGTCAGGCGATGCAAATGTCAAGTGGAGATCTGGCTCTTCCTCTCTGGCTATCGTGAGGAGTTTTTCTTCTCGTCGAATAGTCTCCCGAACTTTGCTATAGGGTGTTGCGCCGCCATGTTTGCCTACAATGTAGACTTTTCTCCACAGTTCTTTTGCAAGCTCGCGGTTGAGGTCATAGTCCCTAGAGGTAAGGTAGAAATCAGTGTTAGGGAGTTCTTGTTGGAGATAGGAAAACAGGAGGATTTGCTTCGGTGTTAAAGCTTCAACCCATACTTTTTTCATATTTATGACGCTTCACCATTCTTCTGTTGATTGAGCTTCTCCTTCGTCTCGTGTATTGTCCATGGGATAGACTGTTTCGTCTCCAACTTCTTCTATTTTCCTGCTAAGGATGTTTATCGCGACTATTGCGAAGACAAATACTCCAGTAACGATTACTCCTAGGATAATCATTGGCGTCCTGGCATTTTCAGGCGAATTCCACGGATATCCTCCAATGATATAGTCTCCTACCCTGGGAAGTGGAAGCCAAAAAATTAGGATGCCAATTATTGAGAGGAGCGTGACTATCAATACTTTGCCCTTCATGGGTTGATTAACTGTTTTCAAAGGTATAAAACGGTTTTTGTTACCCCTACACGGCTACTTCAAAATCAAGCTTCTCACATCGTCTATGGGTACTACTTCCGCATAGATCCTCAACGGTCCACTAATCCTTAGGATTCCTAGGTCATGTAAGCGTTGTAGGGCTGCTTCGATCTCTTCTATTCTAGGCTCAGGTAACTGTAGCCTCTCGCATAGTGCCTGCACATTTTCTATAACTTCTCTCTCTGTTGTATAAGAAGACTCCCTATTCTTTAGTATTTCCAGTGTTGCTGCCAGGACTACTCTTTCCAGCTGTTTCAGTGTCTTAACTATGTCTGCGTCAAGAGAGCTCCTCCCGAGTATCTGTGCCAGAGCTCTAGAAACATGGCTAAAAGTTACCTTTTCACTGTGCTCACTGTCGGCAATCAAGCTGGCATAGAGAAGGATATCCAATGCTTTTCTCACATCACCCTCGAACAAGTCAATAGTTATCTTGGCAACGTGCTCCGCTACAGTGTCAGGAAGAGCACTCTGATCCGAAAAAGCTTCACTTGCCCTATACAATAATATATCTACTAGTTGAGGCAACGTGTAACGTGGAAACCTGACGATGAGGCTTCCAAGGGTAGACTGCTCCTCGGGGGCAAGGCCGCGGCTCCACTCCTCGTTCCTGGCAATAAATACGACGCCCAGAACATTCTCTACGCCGAATTCCGGCAAGCGTGTCAAGTTGTATACTACGCGTCCTCCCCTCAGGCTTCTTGAAGATGTGAGCTCATCAGCTTCGTCAACAATGAACAAAAAGCTTGTTGTTTTTTTCTTCACAAATTCGTCTAGGATCTTCTCGAAAACCTCGCCCGCAGACAGGCTTCTCGAGGCCCTCCCAGAAACCTGGCCAAGTATAGACGTGTAGACTGTCCAGGGGCTTGGGTCGCCCAACATCTTCAGGTTTACGTAAATTATTCGGGCAGTTTCAAAACCTTTCTCGAGGTTCTTCGCAAACAAGAGAGCTGTAGATGTTTTCCCTGTGCCCACAGAGCCTATCAATTGAACCGACTTGAAGAACGCTGAGGACTTCTCTACCCCTGGAAAGAAGATTGAAAGCTGTCTAAGCTGGGCGTCTCTGTGCGGAAGTCTTCTCGGGATATATTTACTGCTGAGTGCCTGAGGGTTCCTTAGGATCATTGCTTGCTTCGATTTTTCCATATATATTGGAATATAATTTTTTTCAAAACATAGTAGACCGAAACTTAATTCACACTATTTACCACGAAAATAAAAGTATAAAACAGCGCTTGCATTTTTCAATGCGAATGATGAAAGTCATGCAAACGTGAAAAGAATGAACGTATCCTGGGGTATCTGACGCATACAGTGCTAAATCCTTTTAAATCTCATTGGCACTGCTAGACTGGGTCTAGATGGAGAAAGATACATATGAGAGTGGTCGAAGACGCATAGAGTACAAGACAAGCCTGCTAATGGGTCTCATTGTTATAGTGATAAGTTCCTTGTCTGTGGCTTGGGCACTAGTTCTAAGCAAAAGCGGTGTAGCCGACCTTCTGGGAAGCCCGTTTGTGCCGGAAGAAAGCCCCCAAGGGGTTCTGATCAATAGCTTAATAATACTTTTCCTCGTACTTCTAGGAACAGGGCTTCTTTTGGTCCTGATCAGGTTCAGGAAAATACACACTATACCTGCTGTTATGGCGTTTGCTGTAGCGTTTTCTTTTTGGGGGATCGCCGAGATATACTTCTATTCACTGGCAAACCTTGCACCCCTAGAACGATATAGCGACTACCTCCAGCAGTATGCAGACTTGCTCTCAATTTCAGTTGCCGTCTTGGCCGCCGTGCTTATAATTAAGCCAGTAAGCGCAAAACTCCTCGACATCCTCCTGATAATCTACGGAACAATGGCTGGCTCACTGCTGGCAGTTACATTGCCAGGCTGGACCCCCTTTGCTGTTGCTGTGATCCTCGCAGTCTATGACGTTTACTCTGTTTTCTATGGACCATTGAAAAGGATCCTAGAGAACACGGTTGGAGAGGGGCAGTCCAGAGAATCAAAACTAAAATCGCCGCTAAGGGGAGCAGTAATAGTGGTAGACAACATTGCCCTCGGCATGGGAGACGTATTGATGTACTCGATGCTTAGCTCCTCGTACTATCTCTTTCCCTTTAACTCGGTAGCACGCTGGGTATTAACTACTATTGCAATAGCCTTGGGGCTCTACTTTACCCTCAAAATGTTGACACGTAAAAAATACATGCCAGCCTTACCAATACCGGTCTTTCTGTCCCTAGCAGTATATGTCATATGTCTGTTGATCGGTTTTTAGCAAACAGGGGTCAGTCCGCCCATCCGGCTCTCATCAATCGAACATCAACGCGGCAATCATCCCCAGATATCATTGGTGCGCGCAAAATTAAAAGGTTGACTAGTTTTTTCCTTGAGAGAATAGGAGAAATATAAAACAAGGCTACTTGAATAATTCCTTAACGATTTCTAACGGGAAGACGTTATAAGCGTCGACGTCCTCGTGACTCCACTAAGCTTCCTTATGTTTGACACAACTTTATCCAGAAGTTCAAGGGCAGGCAAAGTGATCTTAACGAGAATGTCGTATTCGCCGTACACGATGTAGGCCTCTTCCACAAATTCCATCTTTCTGATGGTCTTGAGAACTTCGTCCTCATAGCCAACTCCTACATTGACAAGCAGAAACACAGTTATTTTGTCTGGATTTGTACTCATAAAGGCTCAATTATATATCAACCATGTTTAAAAATATAAATATAACGTATGATAAAAACATCGGCATCAATAACTATCAACTTTTGCTTTTTATAACGAATCGTGGGAAATATTAGAAAAAATTCGTTGTTCTATGGGACGCCTTTTAAGAAATCATATTCGCTAAAAACTAGTGCTACCACGGCACTTCCATACATCCCGTCAGGCACGTCTAGTTCTTCAATAAGGTACCGAGGCTCCTCCATGTTTAGCCTGTCTTTAGCCCTTATCTCTTCCCACATTTCGGCCAGTCTGTCCCTGGCATCTTTGTAACTATTCCCGTCGTGAAACTCTATAACGTAGCCGTGAGGATGACCGCGAGCCCACGAGATACCAACACTAATCTTTGCAGGTCCCTTGACCCTCTTCTCACTCATCACGAGAAAAACTATGCTACCTTCAGGTAGCCTTCTCGGCGTTTCTTCGACGATATTTGGAGGCAAGATAGATGATACGGGCACCAAATTTAGGCCATGTATCCCTGCCTCACGGAGTGCATTATTGAAGGCCATTAATGGAGAGACACTGCTAACTCCTTTCCCCTTAGTCACGAAGTACTTCTTTGGGAGGATCATTTTGCAAATCAAGGCGTTTTTCAGCCACAACTATTAAAAGTTTTTCAAAATGACCAAGGGGAAGAGTATCCGCTACAGACACTTTAGAATACAAATTAGACAACACGCTAATAAGCGAGGAAACATCTGCGAGACTACTGGCAACAACAATAAGCTTGCCATGCTCCTTTAGCAATCCTTGGGCATCTCTTGCCAGCTCAACGCTGAACTCTATTCCACTGGGTCCTCCACAGACCTCTTCTCCCTCTTCATATCTACAGGGCAAGTATGGAGGATTAGAAACAACAATATGAAAAGAATCTCTCCTGAACGGTCTCGCCTTATCCGTTAAAACAATATCTATCTTTTTATAGAGATCCTTTTTCTTCACTCTGTCAAGTGTATACTCTACCGCGTCCTGGGACACGTCTGTGCCGACAACATACTCTGCACAATACGCGCATTCAATGGTTATCTCTCCATTGCCACAGCCAACCTCTAATACAGTTCCATAACATTGACTCTTTTCACGCAGATAATTAGCAAGGAAAACCGTATCCTCCGAAACGGGGTATGGCATCAGGCTAGAGACCCAGCAGTTTTCTGACCTCGGGCTTCATCCTGTCGGGCGTCCAGGGCGGATCAAATACGAGCTCGACTTCTACATCTTCAACCTCCGGGATCTTTTCCTTGATCGTGTCACGTACAAGTTCAACGAGGAAGTACGACATTGGGCATCCAACTGCTGTTAGGGTCATTTTGACTTTTACCTTTTTATCGTTTATCTCTATCCCGTATATAAGACCTAAGTCAACCACGTTAAAGGGTATTTCTGGGTCGTATACGTCCTGAAGCGCTTGTAGCACTTGTTCCTGCGTAATGTTTCCCATTATATCCCCCTGTCATATCGTACACAATCTTATTTAAAAATTATTCGTTTCACTGGTCCCGTTCTCTAAGAGCTTTGCCTTCTCATAGTCTGTATCAAGTACTTGAAGAATTTTCTGTATCTTCTTTGGTCCCAATC from Thermofilum adornatum carries:
- a CDS encoding Cdc6/Cdc18 family protein, which codes for MEKSKQAMILRNPQALSSKYIPRRLPHRDAQLRQLSIFFPGVEKSSAFFKSVQLIGSVGTGKTSTALLFAKNLEKGFETARIIYVNLKMLGDPSPWTVYTSILGQVSGRASRSLSAGEVFEKILDEFVKKKTTSFLFIVDEADELTSSRSLRGGRVVYNLTRLPEFGVENVLGVVFIARNEEWSRGLAPEEQSTLGSLIVRFPRYTLPQLVDILLYRASEAFSDQSALPDTVAEHVAKITIDLFEGDVRKALDILLYASLIADSEHSEKVTFSHVSRALAQILGRSSLDADIVKTLKQLERVVLAATLEILKNRESSYTTEREVIENVQALCERLQLPEPRIEEIEAALQRLHDLGILRISGPLRIYAEVVPIDDVRSLILK
- a CDS encoding Lrp/AsnC family transcriptional regulator; the encoded protein is MSTNPDKITVFLLVNVGVGYEDEVLKTIRKMEFVEEAYIVYGEYDILVKITLPALELLDKVVSNIRKLSGVTRTSTLITSSR
- a CDS encoding pyruvoyl-dependent arginine decarboxylase, with translation MILPKKYFVTKGKGVSSVSPLMAFNNALREAGIHGLNLVPVSSILPPNIVEETPRRLPEGSIVFLVMSEKRVKGPAKISVGISWARGHPHGYVIEFHDGNSYKDARDRLAEMWEEIRAKDRLNMEEPRYLIEELDVPDGMYGSAVVALVFSEYDFLKGVP
- a CDS encoding methyltransferase, coding for MPYPVSEDTVFLANYLREKSQCYGTVLEVGCGNGEITIECAYCAEYVVGTDVSQDAVEYTLDRVKKKDLYKKIDIVLTDKARPFRRDSFHIVVSNPPYLPCRYEEGEEVCGGPSGIEFSVELARDAQGLLKEHGKLIVVASSLADVSSLISVLSNLYSKVSVADTLPLGHFEKLLIVVAEKRLDLQNDPPKEVLRD
- a CDS encoding metal-sulfur cluster assembly factor, yielding MGNITQEQVLQALQDVYDPEIPFNVVDLGLIYGIEINDKKVKVKMTLTAVGCPMSYFLVELVRDTIKEKIPEVEDVEVELVFDPPWTPDRMKPEVRKLLGL